GAAATATTCGAGCGCAGCTTGTTCGAAGCGGTTCTGGCTGAGTTTCTGTAATTGCTGAAGTAATTGCTGATAGACGATGCGCTGTTTTTCGCGGGTGATGGGCTTGGCGAGCGTGAGCGCAAAACGCAGCAGCAGATTTTCAGTGGTGTAAAGCCGGCGACGGCGGTCGAGATAATTTGAGGTGGAGCGGGCTATGGAGCCAATAAGTTCGTCGTTGCCGATATCAATGTGGATGAACAAACGAAAGATGCGTGCAAAGCTCACCACATCCTGCACATAATCGTGCTCATGTTCATTTATAATGCTGTTGAGCCATTGCAGGGCTTTTCGCACTTTACCATCGCCGTAATACAACAATGCAATGTTGTAGCGAAGTATGAGTTCAATGTCTTTTTCGATGAGTGCACCAAAGCGGGTGAGGTTTTTTTCCCAGTAGCTTACCCGCTGCACCCCTTCGGCAAAACGCCCGGCACATTGGAGTACATCCGACTCGATAATGGCACTGCGCTTAAATACCACAGCTTTGTTGTTTTCTGTTCTGAACTGCGGATACTGTGCATTAAGTTGCATGAGCTGCCGGTTAATGGCCAGCGCCTCGTCGTAATTGCGCTGGCTGCGATGCACCACAGCCAGGTCGAACAACACGCCTGAGTATTTCGAAATCTGAAGCGGGGTAGGCGAGGGCAGGTGTTCAAACAACATGGCCAGTTTGCGCCGGTGCTGCATGGTTTTGTCGAGATTGCCCAGCACCAGGTTGCAGTTGGCGTTGAGGCGGTGAAAAAAGTAGCGGGCCTCAAACGAGCGGGCTCTGGAAGCCGAGGTGAGCAGCGGATTTTTCAGTAAATCGCGGAATACTTTTTCTTCTTTGGCTGTTCGCGGCCAGAGACTTCGCCTTCGGCTGAGGTCGAATCTGTCGCTAAGATGCTGGTAGGCACTCAGGTTGGCGTATTGTTCAATAAGTTCTTTTTCTTCTCTGATGAGACCTTCCATTTTCCCTTCCATGGTTAGCGGATCGAAATGCCGGATCAATTGTTTTTTAAGAGCCAGCGCTTCGAGTGCATGCAGGAATAGTTCTTTTTCAATGAGACGCGGATAAAGCCTGTTCAGTCTTTTGCTTGCTGCTGTAAACATGCCTTTGCGTATGAGCAGGCTTGCCGCAAGCATTTCGGCCGAAGCAGCGGCCTGCGCATTATCGGGCTGATGCAGGGCGCAAAGTGCATCGAGAATTTGTGTAAACAGGTAGTTCTTTACCGCCGGCAGCCGTGATAAAAAACTCCGCCCTTTGAAATGCTGCTTCAGCGCAGCCTCATCATACTGTTTCTGTTTCAGCACTACATCAAAAACCTGCATGTAATCGGCATTGGCGGCCGCCGCTCCGCACCAGGTGCGAAACCATGCTTTTTCTTTTTTATCGAGTAAGTGAATGAGCTGATGCAATTCGGAAGAAGGTGTCATGCAAAGCGAAGAATAACCGGGTTTGTTTACCTTAAAAGTATTGTTAATAAAGGTAAAGATGAAGATTAAAGATTAAAAAATACAATTTGCCGGAAGAAGAATAAATTAAACCTGCCACCGCAGCTTGCCTTTTTTAACCGAAATTGCAGCATGGTAAACCGGTTACTGATTTTATTTTGTCTTTGCTGTGCGGGTATGGCGAAGGCACAAAATACGCCGCAGCATTATTTCCACAACCCCGCAAACGCCGGTGTAAATAATTCGTTTTTCCTCGACGGGCTTTGCAATAAATTTCTTTTCATTTATACCCAGGCCGAAATTGCGGGAATGACCAATCCGGTTACTTCTTCCATTACCATTGATACCATCTGGTTCAGACACGGAGGCAGTTCGTCAAATCCCTCCACCACATTTACCAACCTGGTTATTACACTTGGTCACACCACACTTGCGGCGCCGGTGGCTAATTTTGCGGCCAATTTCAATGCGGGGACACCGCAGGTGGTGCTCAGTGCCACAAGTTATACCTACACCAACAACACCGGTGCCTGGAATGTACCTGCCGACAACTGGACGCCCATTGTACTGCAAACGCCATTCACCTACAATTTCACCGACAATCTTGCCGTGCAGTTTGAGTTTGCCGTTTCGTCGGCCGCTATTGCGGGGCATTATGCCGATAACGGCGGTATTCCCATTACGCAGTATGCATCACCATCTACTTCGGCCACGGCTACGGCGTTTACATCGCGGCCCATGTTTGGCATTTCGCGCGGGTGCGGTGCGCCGGTGCAGCTGGGTGCCGATACTACATTGTGCGGCGGACAGCAGCTTACACTCAATGCCGGCAGTCCGAGCGCCACACACAACTGGAGCACCGGCGCCACTTCGCAAAGCATTACCGTGAGCACGGCAGGCACTTACTGGGTTACAGTGAGCGACAGCTGCGGCACACGCACCGATACCATTGTGGTGGCCGTAAACACACAGCCCGTGGCCGATGCCGGCAACACCGAACTCATTTGCCTCGGCAGCGGTGCACAGCTTACCGCCAGCGGAGGAAGCAACTACGCCTGGCAACCGCCTGCAGGCTTATCATCGGTCAATACAGCCATTACGTTTGCATCGCCGGTGGTTACCACAACCTACACCGTAACCGTAAGCAACGGCAATTGCATCGATACCGATACGGTTACGGTAACTGTTCTCCCGCTGCCAAGCGTAAACGCCGGGGCCGATGTAAGTGTAAACTATGGAATGGATGTAACACTTACAGCTGCAGGAAGTGGCAGCTTTTTATGGTCGCCGGCAACAGGTTTGAGTTGTGTAAACTGCGCATCGCCGGTAGCATCACCGGCGGGCACCACACAATATGTGGTAACCGTAACCAGTGCCGACGGCTGTGTAGCCAGCGATACCGTGCTGGTAACGGTTGAACTGAACTGCGGCGATGTGTTTGTGCCCAATATATTTTCGCCAAACAACGACGGGCAAAACGATGAACTGATCGTTTTTGGAAACTGCATTACATCTTATGTATTTGAAGTGTTTGACCGCT
This genomic window from Bacteroidota bacterium contains:
- a CDS encoding gliding motility-associated C-terminal domain-containing protein, giving the protein MAKAQNTPQHYFHNPANAGVNNSFFLDGLCNKFLFIYTQAEIAGMTNPVTSSITIDTIWFRHGGSSSNPSTTFTNLVITLGHTTLAAPVANFAANFNAGTPQVVLSATSYTYTNNTGAWNVPADNWTPIVLQTPFTYNFTDNLAVQFEFAVSSAAIAGHYADNGGIPITQYASPSTSATATAFTSRPMFGISRGCGAPVQLGADTTLCGGQQLTLNAGSPSATHNWSTGATSQSITVSTAGTYWVTVSDSCGTRTDTIVVAVNTQPVADAGNTELICLGSGAQLTASGGSNYAWQPPAGLSSVNTAITFASPVVTTTYTVTVSNGNCIDTDTVTVTVLPLPSVNAGADVSVNYGMDVTLTAAGSGSFLWSPATGLSCVNCASPVASPAGTTQYVVTVTSADGCVASDTVLVTVELNCGDVFVPNIFSPNNDGQNDELIVFGNCITSYVFEVFDRWGNRVFYNTDLSRNWDGTYNGTALDNGIYAWQLSATLVNGQTVKQSGDVQILR